A region of Vibrio tubiashii ATCC 19109 DNA encodes the following proteins:
- a CDS encoding aspartate aminotransferase family protein, with translation MTENVQPTHFRSEGDVNTTPARQAWNASMDDERTQALLKRDSDVFLHQAMSTPCLDTLEAAEGIYIQDSTGKKYMDFHGNNVHQLGYGHPHVIKRVQEQIAKLPFSPRRFTNQTAIECAEKLTQICGGALNRVLFAPGGTSAVGMALKLARHITGNYKVVSLWDSFHGASLDAISVGGEACFRQGMGPLMAGVERIPPAVSYRGALPSPDGSDVHYADYLEYVIEKEGGVGAFIAEAVRNTDVQVPSKAYWKRIREICDKHNVMLIIDDIPNGMGRSGEWFTYQAYDIEPDILCIGKGLGGGLVPIAAMITKDKYNTAEQISMGHYTHEKSPIGCAAALATMEAIEQDGLLDKAKADSQFMRDKLLQMKAKYPVIGDVRGIGMLWGIELVTDHESKQRAYDEAEAVLYQCLNHGMSFKVSQGNVIQLSPPLIITREQLTEALAIFEEAIAKVCKDLNYY, from the coding sequence ATGACTGAAAATGTACAACCGACCCACTTCCGTAGCGAAGGTGATGTCAACACGACACCAGCGCGCCAAGCTTGGAATGCATCGATGGACGACGAACGCACGCAAGCATTGTTGAAGCGAGATTCCGATGTGTTTCTGCATCAGGCTATGTCGACGCCTTGTCTCGATACATTAGAAGCAGCAGAAGGCATCTACATCCAAGATTCGACGGGCAAAAAGTACATGGATTTCCATGGCAATAATGTTCACCAGTTGGGTTACGGACATCCACATGTGATTAAACGTGTGCAAGAGCAAATTGCCAAGTTGCCGTTTTCACCACGCCGTTTTACTAACCAAACTGCAATTGAATGCGCTGAGAAGCTAACGCAAATCTGTGGTGGTGCGTTGAATCGTGTGTTGTTTGCGCCGGGTGGCACATCTGCCGTTGGTATGGCACTGAAACTGGCGCGTCACATCACGGGCAACTACAAGGTCGTCTCTTTATGGGACTCTTTCCATGGTGCGTCACTGGATGCTATCTCTGTTGGTGGTGAAGCCTGCTTCCGTCAAGGTATGGGCCCACTAATGGCAGGCGTAGAACGCATACCACCAGCAGTATCTTACCGAGGCGCCCTTCCATCACCAGACGGCAGCGACGTGCATTACGCCGACTACCTTGAGTACGTGATTGAGAAAGAAGGCGGTGTCGGGGCGTTTATCGCCGAAGCAGTTCGCAACACCGATGTTCAAGTGCCAAGTAAAGCCTACTGGAAACGCATCCGTGAGATCTGTGATAAACATAATGTGATGCTGATTATCGATGACATTCCCAACGGAATGGGTCGCAGCGGCGAATGGTTTACCTATCAAGCTTACGATATTGAGCCAGACATTCTGTGTATTGGTAAAGGTTTAGGCGGAGGCTTAGTGCCTATCGCCGCTATGATCACCAAAGATAAATACAACACTGCTGAGCAAATCTCGATGGGCCATTATACCCATGAGAAAAGCCCAATCGGCTGCGCGGCGGCACTGGCAACCATGGAAGCGATAGAGCAAGACGGCTTGCTAGACAAAGCCAAAGCCGACAGCCAGTTCATGCGTGACAAGCTGCTACAAATGAAAGCCAAATACCCAGTAATTGGCGATGTGCGCGGCATCGGCATGCTTTGGGGTATTGAACTGGTCACCGACCATGAGAGCAAGCAACGCGCCTATGACGAAGCCGAAGCCGTGCTCTACCAATGCCTTAACCATGGTATGAGCTTTAAGGTGTCGCAAGGCAATGTGATCCAGCTTAGCCCACCGCTGATCATCACTCGCGAACAACTGACAGAAGCCTTAGCCATCTTCGAAGAAGCGATCGCCAAAGTGTGCAAAGACCTTAACTACTATTAA
- the phnX gene encoding phosphonoacetaldehyde hydrolase, whose translation MKNSPIQAVIFDWAGTIVDFGSFAPTSIFVEAFKQGFDFDIDLEEAREPMGLGKWDHIQAVGRIPAVDKRWNEKFGSSMTSEDIDAIYAAFMPLQKAKVADHAEPILNAIEVVNDLKDKGIKIGSCSGYPRQVMDVLVPVAADYGYKPDYVVATDDLPQGGRPAPFMALKNVIELNVTDVNACIKVDDAAPGIDEGHNAGMWTVGLLLSGNEAGLTFEEYQSADEATLDAAREKARAKLIKSSPHYLIDTIADFPQVVADIERRLAAGERP comes from the coding sequence ATGAAAAACTCACCAATTCAGGCTGTTATCTTTGACTGGGCTGGCACTATCGTCGATTTTGGCTCATTTGCACCAACTAGCATCTTTGTTGAAGCATTCAAACAAGGCTTTGATTTCGATATCGACCTTGAAGAAGCACGCGAACCAATGGGGCTAGGTAAATGGGACCACATCCAAGCCGTTGGTCGCATCCCTGCAGTAGATAAACGTTGGAATGAGAAGTTTGGTAGCTCAATGACTAGCGAAGACATTGACGCTATCTACGCGGCGTTTATGCCTTTGCAAAAAGCAAAAGTCGCAGACCACGCAGAACCAATCCTGAATGCAATTGAAGTGGTCAACGATCTCAAAGACAAGGGCATTAAGATTGGATCTTGTTCTGGATACCCTCGTCAGGTGATGGACGTACTGGTTCCTGTTGCGGCGGACTACGGCTACAAGCCCGATTATGTAGTCGCAACAGATGATCTTCCTCAGGGTGGTCGTCCTGCACCTTTTATGGCACTCAAGAACGTCATTGAGCTTAACGTGACCGATGTTAATGCCTGTATCAAGGTCGATGATGCTGCACCGGGTATCGACGAAGGTCATAACGCGGGGATGTGGACCGTAGGCCTACTGCTTTCTGGTAACGAAGCGGGGCTGACGTTTGAAGAGTACCAATCGGCAGATGAAGCAACGTTGGATGCCGCACGTGAAAAAGCGCGTGCGAAGCTTATCAAGAGCTCACCACACTACCTAATCGATACCATTGCTGACTTTCCACAAGTGGTTGCCGATATCGAGCGCAGATTAGCAGCGGGTGAACGACCGTAG
- a CDS encoding DUF1294 domain-containing protein gives MSIQGTIAQWDQNKGYGYIAVENQDTQIRFHISDLANASQIPSVSEPVVFRLGADSNGMMRAIEIQRPVVFNFSLAIAIWFCSALVGSVVLLDFPLVACMFYLAVSTVTYTVYAFDKHAKLTGTWRVPEITFHLLNLLGGWIGALFAQSFMHHKYHDIGFKFLFWTTLVLNILFYCWLNTDQGAIMLHEFVYQYRVL, from the coding sequence ATGTCCATTCAAGGAACGATCGCTCAGTGGGATCAGAACAAAGGATACGGTTACATTGCGGTAGAGAATCAAGATACCCAGATTCGTTTTCATATTAGTGATTTAGCGAATGCATCACAGATTCCAAGTGTCAGTGAACCAGTGGTGTTTAGGTTGGGGGCAGACAGCAATGGCATGATGCGAGCGATCGAAATTCAACGGCCCGTGGTATTTAACTTCTCATTGGCGATTGCAATTTGGTTTTGTAGTGCTTTAGTCGGCAGCGTCGTTCTTCTCGATTTTCCTTTGGTCGCTTGTATGTTTTACCTTGCTGTTAGCACAGTTACTTACACTGTGTATGCGTTCGATAAACATGCCAAACTAACAGGCACGTGGCGTGTCCCTGAAATAACCTTCCATTTGCTCAACTTACTGGGTGGATGGATTGGTGCCTTGTTTGCTCAGTCATTTATGCATCACAAGTATCATGATATTGGCTTTAAGTTCTTATTCTGGACGACGTTGGTACTCAATATTCTGTTTTATTGTTGGTTGAATACTGATCAAGGGGCGATAATGCTTCATGAGTTTGTTTATCAATATCGAGTGTTATAG
- a CDS encoding helix-turn-helix transcriptional regulator, whose product MSKSERLFELLTLLRSKRYAVTASHLAEQMEVSERTIYRDIQSLLNSGVPIQGEAGVGYLLHADSHLPPLMFTDQEMIALELGMRMVRAWSDDELATASKSASTKILSVLPDRLKKQIESFPIFVPEIHTSTKDATRSKMLRHATDAKLKIEVDYSDQNGNKTVRKLQPLGQIFWGKIWTLVAWCELRDDYRHFRIDRIDKLNIIDEVFETSAEKCLEYYIRQHAPDA is encoded by the coding sequence GTGAGTAAATCAGAACGGCTTTTTGAACTTCTAACTCTACTGCGCTCAAAGCGTTATGCTGTCACGGCTTCCCACCTTGCCGAGCAAATGGAAGTGAGCGAAAGAACCATCTACAGAGATATCCAATCATTACTCAACTCCGGCGTTCCGATACAAGGAGAAGCTGGTGTTGGCTATTTACTGCATGCTGATTCTCATCTGCCGCCTTTGATGTTCACTGATCAAGAAATGATAGCACTAGAGCTAGGTATGCGAATGGTGCGAGCTTGGTCCGATGATGAACTCGCCACCGCATCGAAATCGGCCTCAACCAAAATACTCTCTGTCCTTCCCGATCGACTGAAGAAACAGATTGAGAGCTTTCCGATATTCGTGCCGGAAATTCACACTTCTACAAAAGATGCGACGCGCAGCAAAATGCTCCGACATGCCACTGATGCCAAATTAAAGATAGAAGTTGATTACAGTGATCAAAACGGAAATAAAACCGTTCGTAAATTGCAGCCACTCGGGCAAATATTTTGGGGAAAGATTTGGACGCTAGTTGCTTGGTGTGAGCTAAGAGATGACTATCGTCACTTTCGAATTGATCGCATAGACAAGCTCAATATCATTGATGAAGTATTCGAGACTTCAGCAGAAAAATGCCTCGAATACTACATTAGACAACACGCTCCAGATGCTTAA
- a CDS encoding cold shock domain-containing protein, which yields MSVLGKIVDLDEGHGYGFIKQENEDDKVFFHVRDIAVSSIEPHINELVEFDVESDLNGCRLALNISPTLMK from the coding sequence ATGTCGGTATTGGGAAAAATAGTTGATCTAGATGAAGGTCATGGCTACGGCTTTATCAAGCAGGAAAACGAAGACGACAAAGTGTTCTTTCACGTGAGAGATATCGCGGTCTCCTCCATTGAACCTCATATCAATGAGCTGGTAGAGTTCGATGTTGAGTCGGACCTTAATGGCTGCCGTTTGGCTCTGAATATCTCTCCAACTTTAATGAAGTAA
- the yjjG gene encoding pyrimidine 5'-nucleotidase: MKYDWILFDADETLFHFDAFKGMQLMFSRKGIDFTQGDFEHYQKVNKPLWVDYQNGAITAHELKHTRFKEWADKLETTTSELNSSFLEAMADICTVLPGAKELMEAIHGKAKMGIITNGFTDLQAIRLEKTGMTQYFEHVIISEEVGVAKPDTAIFSHALEKMGMPCKSKVLMVGDNQHSDILGGLNFGIETCWLNSNGMEQDHSISPHYTVSSLHQLKEILIA; the protein is encoded by the coding sequence ATGAAGTACGATTGGATCTTATTTGATGCTGACGAAACCCTGTTTCATTTTGATGCCTTTAAAGGGATGCAGCTAATGTTCTCTCGTAAAGGAATTGACTTCACGCAAGGCGACTTTGAACACTATCAGAAGGTCAACAAGCCGCTGTGGGTCGATTATCAAAATGGCGCAATTACTGCGCACGAGTTAAAGCATACTCGATTCAAAGAGTGGGCAGACAAGCTAGAAACGACGACGTCAGAGTTAAACTCTTCATTCCTTGAAGCCATGGCGGATATTTGTACGGTTCTACCCGGCGCGAAAGAGTTGATGGAAGCGATTCATGGCAAAGCAAAAATGGGCATCATCACCAACGGTTTTACTGATCTTCAGGCGATCAGACTTGAAAAAACCGGGATGACCCAGTACTTCGAACATGTCATCATTTCTGAAGAAGTTGGGGTAGCGAAACCCGACACCGCCATTTTTAGCCATGCCCTTGAGAAAATGGGTATGCCTTGTAAAAGTAAGGTGTTGATGGTGGGTGATAACCAGCATTCCGATATCTTGGGTGGTCTTAACTTTGGTATTGAAACCTGTTGGCTGAATAGCAACGGTATGGAACAAGACCATTCAATCTCGCCTCACTACACGGTAAGCTCGTTGCATCAATTAAAAGAGATTTTGATTGCTTAG
- a CDS encoding LysR family transcriptional regulator → MQAFSAIPIFVSVVESGSFSTAASKLNITKSAVSKRITQLEDELGIRLINRTTRKLSLTEAGQRYYDYVVQSLSLAQQGIDAVTELQGNPRGTLKVTAPMSFGILHIAPLISDFLALYPDVEIDLNLEDRMVDLVAERFDVGIRIGDLPLSNLVAKRLAPCRSVLCAAPSYLSLHGLPSKPSDLSKHSCLQYSYYRGGSEWSLHSAGNEFKVIPKGRLVVNNSEAIRRAVLGGSGIANLPTFIAGKDIAAGNLQVVLSDYALPSHAVYAVFPEKKHMPHKVRAFIDFINQRLGTETPYWDEGLLP, encoded by the coding sequence ATGCAAGCTTTTTCTGCGATTCCTATCTTTGTTTCAGTGGTTGAAAGTGGCAGTTTTTCTACCGCAGCCAGCAAGCTTAACATCACCAAATCGGCGGTAAGCAAGCGAATTACTCAATTAGAAGATGAGCTAGGCATTCGACTCATTAACCGTACCACACGCAAACTTAGCCTAACCGAAGCGGGTCAGCGCTATTACGATTATGTTGTCCAATCTCTCTCACTAGCGCAGCAAGGGATTGATGCGGTCACTGAGCTCCAAGGCAACCCAAGAGGTACACTCAAAGTAACAGCGCCGATGTCATTTGGTATATTACACATTGCCCCACTCATTTCTGACTTTTTAGCCCTCTATCCAGATGTCGAAATTGACCTTAACTTAGAAGATCGCATGGTGGATCTTGTCGCGGAGAGATTTGATGTTGGAATCCGAATCGGTGATTTACCCCTTTCTAACTTGGTTGCAAAGCGTCTAGCGCCCTGTAGAAGCGTCCTTTGCGCGGCACCCAGTTACTTATCTCTGCATGGCTTGCCGAGTAAACCTAGCGATCTCTCCAAGCACAGTTGCTTGCAATACAGCTATTATCGCGGAGGTTCTGAATGGTCACTTCACTCTGCAGGAAACGAGTTCAAAGTCATTCCTAAAGGTCGCTTGGTGGTCAACAATAGTGAAGCGATACGTCGGGCGGTTCTGGGAGGAAGTGGCATTGCAAACCTTCCCACCTTTATTGCAGGGAAAGATATTGCGGCAGGTAACTTACAAGTCGTTTTATCAGACTACGCTTTACCGAGCCACGCCGTCTATGCAGTGTTCCCAGAGAAGAAACACATGCCTCACAAGGTTAGAGCCTTTATTGATTTCATCAACCAACGATTGGGAACAGAAACACCCTATTGGGATGAAGGGTTACTACCTTAG
- the elbB gene encoding isoprenoid biosynthesis glyoxalase ElbB yields the protein MKKIAVILSGSGVFDGAEIHESVLALHAVEKQGASWHCFAPNIDQLHVINHKTGEEMDEQRNALVEAARIARGNIEDVAKLNVEEYDALLVPGGFGAAKNLTDFAVSGAECSINTHVASACRAFAQANKPAGYLCIAPTIIPMIYGQGVKGTIGNDEATAAAFNALGGEHVNCDVSDIVVDEQNLVLSTPAYMLAESISQAASGIDKLVERLVKLA from the coding sequence ATGAAAAAGATTGCAGTTATTCTCAGTGGCTCGGGGGTATTCGATGGTGCAGAAATTCACGAATCCGTGCTCGCTTTACACGCAGTAGAAAAGCAAGGTGCTTCATGGCATTGCTTTGCTCCTAATATTGATCAACTCCATGTCATTAATCACAAGACAGGAGAAGAAATGGATGAGCAACGCAATGCTCTTGTCGAAGCGGCACGTATTGCACGCGGCAATATTGAAGATGTCGCGAAGCTTAATGTCGAGGAATATGATGCTTTACTGGTACCTGGTGGGTTCGGTGCAGCCAAAAACCTGACTGATTTTGCCGTGAGTGGCGCTGAGTGCAGCATCAACACCCATGTTGCTTCTGCATGTCGCGCCTTCGCTCAAGCCAACAAACCTGCTGGATACTTATGTATTGCGCCTACTATTATTCCAATGATTTACGGTCAAGGAGTGAAAGGCACGATAGGTAACGACGAAGCAACTGCAGCCGCGTTTAACGCTTTGGGTGGTGAGCACGTCAATTGCGATGTCAGCGATATTGTCGTAGACGAGCAAAACCTAGTGCTATCAACGCCTGCCTATATGCTGGCCGAGAGTATTTCGCAGGCCGCAAGTGGTATCGACAAGCTCGTTGAGCGCTTAGTAAAACTCGCATAG